Proteins encoded in a region of the Clostridium butyricum genome:
- the addB gene encoding helicase-exonuclease AddAB subunit AddB: MSIRFIYGRAGIGKSTWCINSIAENIKKDDENKLILIVPEQYTFNTENRILKSIGEPALLRTQVLSFKKMAHEVFEECGGRVKEIIKESGRNMLIHKVLNEKIESLEYFRKISREQGFYEIVSDVISEFKKYNVEVDSLRNIEESIQESDLYNKIRELSIIYEAFNEEMNEGYIDGDDELTLLGKKLLENDIYTNSEVWIDEFSTFTPQQLEIIRLLARRCKRVNITLCMDNRDNSNGNQDITDVFNTIKNTENKILKIMKENNISYDKPINLNMINVNEGYNRFKNAPELEHIEKYFFTYPFNSFNGKCENVKLYKANNIYDEIERVAKSITSLIRSGKYRYKDISVVCRNIDDYEKITSVIFKDYEIPYFLDKKLELLNNPLIILITSAFEILFKDWSYESVFKYLKTGLTGIENNYIDVLENFVLEYGVKGYKWTVKEIISESWFNNNEELSEEKIFISEIMDEVRRPLLVFHNKIKGKHKVSHICKAIYEFLIDIHAFERINEWIEKFDEIGLEDKVKEYSQVEESVIDILDQAVDVMGDKDLDSYDFFKILNSGFNNEEIGVIPVALDQVNIGDVARIKGRDVKALYIVGVNDGILPASKKEEGILSDNDRNILSEIGIELASNTRNKVFEEQFLLYTVLTISSDYLMISYPMADFEGKSLRPSIVISRIKKILPKLVEESDLYDLSSYKDKLNKVISPIPTFNELILAMRKNCDEENVEEYWREVYKWYKDSPEYENKVKNIFKGLDYSNLKNHVNKNNLRELYANEDGKLMFSVSRLEKYAECPFSYFVQYGLKAKNRKIYEFTPPDLGSFVHDILDLFTNRVKKEGILWSELNNERCKEIVSNLIDIRLSEQTNSILNSSKRFKYLSQRFKRVISKSVTVMAEQIGKGEFEVFKTEFDFGNYKTGEAVMLNLQDDEKVYLQGRIDRIDTLDLDGQTYIRIIDYKTGAKKFDLNELYYGLQMQLLVYLDAIIKNSKYILEKQVVPGAVLYFKVDDPIIKSKKEMTTEEVETEVLEELKLKGLVLKDAKVVKAMDRDIEGYSLVIPAAFKKDGDFKSTSDVVTEEEFTLLREYVNRKMISLCEDMLCGDIKIEPTKQANRSYCEYCDFSSICQFDTSIKDNKYKIVGKKSRTEIWDNIRSDVKGSKEDN; the protein is encoded by the coding sequence ATGAGTATCAGGTTTATTTATGGAAGAGCTGGTATAGGAAAAAGTACATGGTGCATAAATAGTATTGCAGAAAATATAAAAAAAGATGATGAGAATAAACTAATCCTCATAGTACCTGAGCAATATACATTTAATACAGAAAATAGAATCTTAAAATCTATAGGTGAGCCTGCTTTGTTAAGAACTCAAGTATTGAGCTTTAAAAAAATGGCTCATGAGGTTTTTGAAGAGTGTGGAGGACGTGTTAAAGAAATTATAAAAGAGTCAGGAAGAAATATGTTAATTCATAAAGTTCTTAATGAAAAAATTGAATCATTAGAGTATTTTAGAAAAATTTCAAGAGAGCAGGGATTTTATGAAATAGTTTCTGATGTTATATCAGAATTTAAAAAATATAATGTTGAGGTTGATTCTTTACGAAATATTGAGGAAAGCATTCAAGAATCAGATTTATATAATAAAATAAGAGAATTATCGATAATATATGAAGCATTTAATGAAGAAATGAATGAAGGATATATTGATGGTGATGATGAATTAACTTTGCTTGGGAAAAAATTATTAGAGAATGATATATATACTAATTCTGAGGTATGGATTGATGAATTTAGTACTTTTACTCCACAACAGTTAGAGATCATAAGATTACTTGCAAGAAGATGTAAGAGGGTTAACATAACTTTGTGCATGGATAATAGGGATAATTCAAATGGAAATCAAGATATAACGGATGTGTTTAATACTATAAAAAATACAGAAAATAAAATTTTGAAGATAATGAAAGAAAATAATATTTCATATGATAAACCAATTAATCTGAATATGATTAATGTAAATGAAGGATACAATAGATTTAAAAATGCTCCAGAATTGGAGCACATAGAAAAATACTTTTTTACATATCCGTTTAATTCATTTAATGGGAAATGTGAAAATGTGAAGCTATATAAGGCCAATAATATTTATGATGAAATTGAGCGTGTTGCAAAGAGTATAACATCTCTTATAAGAAGTGGAAAATATAGATATAAGGATATATCTGTTGTATGTAGAAACATAGATGACTATGAAAAAATAACATCTGTTATTTTTAAAGATTATGAAATACCATACTTTTTAGATAAGAAATTAGAGTTATTAAATAATCCATTAATAATTCTTATAACATCAGCTTTTGAAATATTGTTTAAAGATTGGTCATATGAAAGTGTGTTTAAATACTTAAAAACAGGTCTTACAGGAATTGAAAATAATTATATAGATGTTTTAGAAAACTTTGTTTTAGAATATGGTGTTAAGGGATATAAATGGACTGTAAAAGAAATTATTTCTGAAAGTTGGTTTAACAACAATGAAGAGTTATCAGAAGAGAAAATATTTATTTCAGAAATAATGGATGAAGTGAGACGTCCGCTTTTAGTTTTTCATAATAAAATTAAAGGAAAACATAAAGTTAGTCATATATGTAAGGCTATTTATGAATTTTTAATCGATATACATGCATTTGAGCGAATAAATGAATGGATTGAAAAATTTGATGAAATTGGATTAGAAGATAAGGTTAAAGAATACAGTCAAGTTGAGGAATCTGTAATAGATATATTAGATCAGGCAGTGGATGTAATGGGAGATAAGGATTTAGATTCGTATGACTTCTTTAAAATATTAAATTCTGGTTTTAATAATGAAGAAATTGGAGTTATTCCAGTGGCTTTAGATCAAGTGAATATTGGTGATGTAGCAAGAATAAAAGGTAGAGATGTTAAGGCATTATATATAGTTGGAGTAAATGATGGAATTTTACCAGCTTCAAAAAAGGAAGAAGGTATATTATCTGATAATGACAGAAATATTCTAAGTGAGATAGGTATAGAATTAGCATCAAATACAAGAAATAAAGTATTTGAAGAACAATTTTTATTATATACAGTATTAACAATAAGCAGCGATTATCTAATGATTTCATATCCTATGGCTGACTTTGAAGGTAAATCATTGAGACCATCAATTGTTATATCACGAATAAAAAAAATACTTCCTAAGCTTGTTGAAGAGAGTGATTTATATGATTTATCAAGTTATAAAGATAAACTAAATAAGGTTATATCACCTATACCTACATTCAACGAACTTATTTTAGCTATGAGAAAGAATTGTGATGAGGAAAATGTTGAAGAATATTGGAGAGAAGTATACAAGTGGTATAAAGATAGTCCAGAATACGAAAACAAAGTAAAGAACATATTTAAAGGTTTGGATTATTCAAATCTGAAAAATCACGTTAATAAAAATAATCTTAGAGAATTATATGCAAATGAAGATGGAAAATTAATGTTCAGTGTTTCTAGATTAGAAAAATATGCGGAGTGTCCTTTTTCATATTTTGTACAATATGGCCTAAAGGCTAAGAATAGAAAGATATATGAATTTACACCTCCTGATTTAGGTTCTTTTGTGCATGATATTTTAGATTTGTTTACAAACAGAGTAAAAAAAGAAGGCATATTATGGTCTGAACTTAACAACGAAAGATGTAAAGAGATAGTATCAAATTTAATAGATATTAGACTTAGTGAACAGACAAATTCAATTTTGAACAGTAGTAAAAGATTTAAGTATCTATCACAAAGATTTAAAAGGGTAATTTCTAAATCAGTAACAGTTATGGCAGAGCAAATTGGAAAAGGTGAATTTGAAGTATTCAAAACTGAATTCGATTTTGGTAACTATAAAACAGGTGAGGCAGTTATGCTTAATTTACAAGATGATGAAAAAGTGTATTTGCAAGGTAGAATAGATAGAATAGACACTCTTGATCTTGATGGGCAGACTTACATTAGAATTATTGATTATAAGACAGGTGCAAAAAAATTTGATTTAAATGAATTATATTATGGTTTACAAATGCAACTGTTAGTTTACTTGGATGCTATTATTAAGAATTCTAAATATATTTTAGAAAAACAGGTTGTCCCAGGAGCAGTATTATATTTTAAAGTAGATGATCCAATTATAAAAAGTAAAAAAGAAATGACAACAGAAGAAGTTGAGACTGAGGTTTTAGAAGAACTTAAGTTGAAAGGACTTGTACTTAAAGATGCAAAGGTAGTTAAAGCTATGGATAGAGATATTGAAGGTTACTCATTAGTAATACCAGCAGCGTTTAAAAAAGATGGTGATTTTAAGTCTACAAGTGATGTTGTAACAGAAGAAGAATTTACACTATTAAGAGAATATGTTAATAGAAAAATGATTTCTTTATGTGAGGATATGTTATGTGGAGATATTAAAATTGAACCAACAAAGCAGGCAAATAGAAGTTACTGTGAGTATTGTGATTTTTCATCAATATGTCAGTTTGATACAAGTATAAAAGATAATAAATATAAGATTGTAGGTAAAAAAAGTAGAACTGAGATATGGGATAATATTAGAAGTGATGTTAAAGGCTCAAAAGAAGATAATTAA
- the addA gene encoding helicase-exonuclease AddAB subunit AddA, with the protein MGETKWTDEQLSAIKTRNCNLLVAAAAGSGKTAVLVERIIRIITNKDNPVDIDKLLVVTFTNAAAAEMRERIAAAISKALDKEPTSKNLQKQLTLLNRANITTMHSFCLDVIKNNFHKIDLDPSFRIGDQTEGILIKDEVIETLFEEKYDQEDTEFTSLVEAFSTYKNDDNLKELIINMYNFIMSGPWPENWLKENAEAFNIETMEKLNNSKWVLVLKNSIKVEIEGYIKMLEKAIEIINLTDGLEPYLETFSNELYSIKNAYNSIDCGLDDIYSSLCSISFGRLKSIKKDKVSDENVQNTVKSIRDDIKKKISELINNTFSVTPEEMLINIKGAYPTIKKLTEIVLEFGEKFSQKKKEKNILDFNDLEHLCLKILSDKDENGNIIPSKTAIEFKNLFDEVLVDEYQDSNNVQETIIELVSRRKDEFPNVFMVGDVKQSIYRFRQAKPELFMEKYINYTLEESNNRKIQLYKNFRSRKEVIDGVNYIFKEIMSETVGELEYTDEEALNLGASYENSEDENVILGGPIEVNIIEKSIEESDLNKEKLDEEDFENEEIEGVNLEGKIVAKRIKELMTTTGNNVFKVLDKETGEYRPIKYKDIVILLRATKNWSESLLDELGQEGIPAYADTGSGYFESIEIRTIMSLLRVIDNPMQDVPVIAVLKSPIMGFSAEDLSIIRLKNKEKYFYENIADIAEGNICDISEELITRCKGFLEKLEIWRNKAIYMPIDEFIWYLYMDTAYYGYVGAMPNGVLRQANLKILFQRAKQFEQTSFKGLFNFINFINKLTKSSGDMGSAKILGENEDVVRIMSIHKSKGLEFPVVFLCGTGKQFNLMDLNKNILYHDELGFGPDFVDLEKRVSIGTIAKEAIKKKMKLETLSEEVRILYVACTRAKEKLIITGTVNNIQKSIEKWVSSASLDYNLILPSEILKGKSYLDWIGMSLCQHNDGKVLREKIAVSNEISKDDNSKWDIKLWKRSDIVVNNEDGKLEEEKEVKLSILEEEYDKDVYGEVDKRLSYKYPLKESTKLKSNISVSDLKKRNAEFIDQNVESINIEEVESKNKRTIITPKFLQEEKGLTAAEKGTAVHFVMKKIDLDKVSSIHEIKDQIQYLYENDFILEEEMKAVNPSKILNFFKSDLGKMMTELHKEGKKIYRELPFYTEISSVNIDNTLSEEYENEKVRLQGIIDCFFEYNGESILLDYKTDYVSKDNEAELQKKYIKQLDYYSDAVFKITGKKVSKRYLYSFYLEKVIEI; encoded by the coding sequence ATGGGTGAAACAAAGTGGACTGATGAGCAGCTAAGTGCAATTAAAACGCGAAATTGTAACCTACTTGTTGCAGCAGCAGCAGGATCAGGTAAAACAGCTGTTTTGGTAGAAAGGATTATAAGAATAATAACTAATAAAGATAATCCAGTTGATATTGATAAGTTATTAGTAGTTACATTTACAAATGCAGCAGCTGCTGAGATGCGTGAAAGAATAGCAGCTGCAATATCAAAGGCTCTTGATAAGGAACCAACATCAAAAAACCTACAAAAGCAGCTTACATTATTAAATAGAGCTAATATAACAACAATGCATTCATTTTGTCTTGATGTAATAAAAAATAATTTTCATAAAATAGATTTAGATCCTTCATTTAGAATTGGTGATCAAACAGAAGGAATTTTAATTAAAGATGAGGTTATAGAGACACTTTTTGAAGAAAAATATGATCAAGAAGATACTGAGTTTACATCATTAGTTGAAGCTTTTAGTACTTATAAAAATGACGATAATTTAAAAGAATTAATAATAAATATGTATAATTTTATAATGTCAGGACCATGGCCTGAAAATTGGCTTAAAGAGAATGCAGAAGCATTTAACATAGAGACAATGGAAAAATTAAATAATAGCAAGTGGGTTTTAGTTTTAAAGAACAGTATAAAAGTTGAAATTGAAGGATATATTAAAATGCTTGAAAAGGCAATAGAAATAATTAATTTAACTGATGGCTTGGAGCCTTATTTAGAAACATTTTCAAATGAACTATATTCTATAAAAAATGCTTATAATTCTATTGATTGTGGTTTAGATGATATTTATAGTTCATTATGTTCAATATCTTTTGGAAGATTAAAATCTATTAAAAAGGATAAAGTTTCAGATGAAAATGTTCAAAATACAGTAAAGAGTATAAGAGATGATATAAAAAAGAAAATATCAGAGTTAATAAACAATACTTTTTCAGTAACTCCAGAAGAAATGCTTATAAATATTAAAGGTGCATATCCTACTATTAAAAAGTTAACAGAGATTGTTTTAGAATTTGGTGAAAAGTTTAGCCAAAAGAAAAAAGAGAAAAATATTCTCGATTTTAATGATTTGGAACACTTGTGTTTAAAAATACTAAGTGATAAAGATGAAAATGGAAATATAATTCCATCTAAGACTGCAATTGAATTTAAAAATTTATTTGATGAAGTTCTTGTAGATGAATATCAGGATTCAAATAATGTTCAAGAAACTATAATAGAACTTGTCTCAAGAAGAAAAGATGAATTTCCTAATGTATTTATGGTTGGAGATGTAAAGCAGAGCATATATAGATTTAGACAGGCAAAACCTGAACTTTTCATGGAGAAATATATTAATTATACATTAGAAGAAAGCAATAATAGAAAGATTCAGCTATATAAGAACTTCAGAAGTCGTAAAGAAGTTATAGATGGAGTTAACTATATATTTAAGGAAATAATGTCTGAGACGGTTGGAGAACTTGAATATACCGATGAGGAAGCTTTAAATTTAGGTGCTTCATATGAAAATTCAGAAGATGAAAATGTAATTTTGGGAGGACCAATAGAGGTTAACATAATAGAAAAAAGCATTGAAGAATCCGATTTAAATAAAGAGAAATTAGATGAAGAAGATTTTGAAAATGAAGAAATTGAAGGAGTTAATCTTGAAGGAAAAATTGTTGCCAAAAGAATTAAAGAATTAATGACCACTACAGGAAATAATGTATTCAAGGTTTTAGACAAAGAAACAGGTGAATATAGGCCTATTAAGTATAAAGACATAGTAATTCTTTTGAGAGCTACAAAGAACTGGTCTGAGAGCCTTTTAGATGAACTTGGTCAAGAAGGAATTCCTGCGTATGCAGACACTGGCTCAGGATATTTTGAATCAATTGAAATAAGGACTATAATGTCTTTGTTAAGAGTTATCGATAATCCAATGCAGGATGTTCCTGTTATTGCAGTATTGAAATCTCCAATAATGGGATTTTCGGCAGAGGATTTAAGTATTATAAGACTCAAAAATAAGGAAAAATATTTTTATGAAAATATAGCAGATATTGCCGAGGGGAATATTTGCGACATATCTGAAGAACTCATTACAAGATGTAAGGGCTTTCTTGAAAAGCTTGAAATATGGAGAAATAAAGCCATATATATGCCTATAGATGAGTTTATATGGTATCTATATATGGATACAGCTTATTATGGTTATGTTGGAGCTATGCCAAACGGTGTGTTAAGACAGGCAAACTTAAAAATATTGTTCCAAAGAGCAAAGCAATTTGAACAAACTAGTTTTAAAGGACTATTCAATTTTATTAATTTTATCAATAAGCTTACAAAGTCATCCGGGGATATGGGAAGTGCTAAGATACTTGGTGAGAATGAAGATGTAGTAAGAATAATGAGTATACATAAGAGTAAGGGGTTAGAATTTCCAGTAGTATTTTTATGTGGAACAGGAAAACAGTTTAATTTAATGGATCTTAATAAAAATATACTATATCATGATGAACTTGGATTTGGACCTGATTTTGTTGATCTTGAAAAAAGAGTAAGTATAGGAACAATAGCGAAAGAAGCTATTAAGAAAAAAATGAAGCTGGAAACTTTATCAGAAGAAGTACGAATTCTATATGTTGCATGTACAAGAGCAAAAGAAAAACTTATTATAACTGGAACTGTAAATAATATTCAGAAGAGTATAGAAAAGTGGGTATCTTCAGCTTCGTTAGATTATAATTTAATACTGCCTTCAGAGATATTAAAAGGAAAATCATATTTGGATTGGATTGGTATGTCTTTGTGTCAGCATAATGATGGAAAAGTATTAAGGGAAAAAATAGCTGTATCAAATGAAATATCTAAAGATGATAACTCTAAATGGGATATTAAATTATGGAAGAGAAGCGATATTGTAGTTAATAATGAAGACGGCAAATTAGAAGAAGAAAAAGAAGTAAAATTATCAATATTAGAAGAAGAGTATGATAAAGATGTTTATGGTGAAGTAGATAAGAGATTATCATATAAATATCCATTAAAAGAATCAACTAAATTAAAAAGTAATATTTCAGTTTCTGACTTAAAGAAAAGAAATGCTGAATTTATTGATCAGAATGTTGAGAGCATTAATATTGAAGAAGTTGAATCAAAAAATAAGAGAACAATAATTACACCTAAATTTCTTCAAGAGGAAAAGGGCTTAACTGCAGCGGAGAAAGGTACTGCTGTACATTTTGTTATGAAAAAAATAGATTTAGATAAAGTATCTTCAATACATGAAATTAAGGATCAGATACAGTACCTATATGAAAATGACTTTATTTTAGAAGAGGAAATGAAAGCTGTTAATCCATCTAAAATTTTGAATTTCTTTAAAAGTGATTTGGGTAAAATGATGACTGAACTTCATAAAGAAGGAAAAAAAATATATCGTGAACTTCCTTTTTACACTGAAATAAGTAGTGTAAATATAGATAATACCCTTAGTGAAGAATATGAAAATGAAAAAGTAAGATTACAAGGAATTATAGATTGCTTTTTTGAATATAATGGAGAAAGTATACTGTTAGATTATAAAACTGACTATGTATCTAAGGATAATGAAGCAGAACTACAGAAAAAATATATAAAGCAACTTGATTACTATAGTGATGCGGTATTTAAAATAACAGGAAAAAAAGTATCAAAGAGATACTTATATTCATTTTATTTAGAAAAAGTAATTGAAATATAA
- a CDS encoding L,D-transpeptidase, translating to MKKLNGFNINIKMSKKNYKFIYILLSLLIITFLCVFESHKYNVLLSEFKNYFSNYDYDKANNLLLTKEEYNPLKVFRLKNDLTLYFNSEISRLSSDINNKSNTDENILLELNEIKRYDIISLDKIYDLASSIDSLKDSSSNYDNGVKCFSEQDYTDALSYFEKVSSLDLNYTSSLKYMDKARNNIKLNIFEYCDELVENDYYTKAISILDENSSLIKDNIDIQNKISEIKDKQQEYYDKTSATIEASSQALTSTISPENINSLNIESSTQYLINVDLTSQKTYIYKGKQDAWTLLKAFSCSTGISGEETPKGSFVIQEKGDWFFSDKYNQGGKYWSQIVGDILFHSVPFDKDKATIVDYTLGEPASHGCIRLSIVDSKWIYDNIPKGSKVIIK from the coding sequence TTGAAAAAATTAAATGGATTTAATATAAATATTAAAATGAGCAAAAAAAACTATAAATTTATATATATTCTTCTATCATTATTAATCATAACATTTCTATGTGTTTTTGAAAGTCACAAATACAATGTACTTCTTAGTGAATTCAAAAATTATTTTAGTAATTACGACTATGATAAAGCTAATAATTTGTTACTTACAAAGGAGGAGTACAATCCCTTAAAAGTATTCAGATTAAAAAATGATTTAACGTTATATTTTAATTCTGAAATTTCAAGGCTTTCCAGCGATATTAATAACAAAAGTAATACTGATGAAAATATACTGCTAGAACTTAATGAAATTAAGAGATATGATATTATATCTTTAGATAAAATATATGATTTAGCATCTTCTATAGATTCATTAAAAGATTCTAGTTCTAACTATGACAATGGTGTTAAATGTTTTTCTGAACAAGATTATACTGATGCACTATCTTATTTTGAAAAGGTATCTTCACTTGATCTAAATTATACTTCTTCGTTAAAATATATGGATAAAGCACGTAATAATATAAAACTAAATATATTTGAATATTGTGATGAGTTAGTTGAAAATGATTATTACACTAAAGCTATATCTATACTTGATGAAAACAGTTCTTTAATAAAAGATAACATTGATATTCAAAATAAAATATCTGAAATTAAAGATAAACAGCAAGAATATTATGATAAAACTTCTGCTACTATTGAAGCTTCTTCACAAGCCTTAACAAGTACTATATCTCCTGAAAATATAAATTCGCTAAATATTGAAAGTAGCACTCAGTACCTTATAAATGTTGATTTGACATCACAGAAAACATATATATATAAAGGTAAACAAGATGCTTGGACTTTATTAAAAGCCTTTTCTTGTTCTACTGGTATATCTGGTGAAGAAACCCCTAAAGGTTCATTTGTGATTCAAGAAAAGGGGGATTGGTTTTTCTCTGATAAATATAATCAAGGTGGAAAGTATTGGAGCCAAATAGTTGGCGATATACTCTTCCATTCAGTTCCATTTGATAAAGATAAAGCTACAATTGTTGATTATACATTAGGTGAACCAGCATCACATGGATGTATAAGACTTTCAATTGTTGATTCTAAATGGATATATGATAATATTCCTAAAGGTAGCAAAGTAATTATAAAATAA
- a CDS encoding DUF1189 family protein translates to MKDNTGFFKKFMTSVYDINVFSKYAKEGIIKSIIYILIICTGVGIIKGGVLGYKLNRGLNIITQYLQTNGKNIYIKDGLLTLDSSIANVNSDIYIYSDKTINEDIDFKEIFYDSKIDLLILKDGIAFNNYGSIYALNYSDMFMGEDINSDRIISGANIFSIVIVTAIIVLNIFEELRDLVFNYLIIVTAVLLISMFMKMVVKYKALWSLVIYASTMPLIIVTILNLLKPNINFDLTFIGGTFTYVVLTLKHIKYEIIQNLSRRKI, encoded by the coding sequence ATGAAGGATAATACTGGTTTTTTTAAAAAATTTATGACTTCTGTTTATGATATAAATGTGTTTTCAAAGTATGCTAAAGAGGGAATAATAAAATCAATTATTTATATTCTAATAATCTGTACAGGAGTAGGAATAATAAAGGGAGGAGTTTTAGGATATAAGCTTAATCGTGGTCTTAACATCATTACGCAATATTTACAAACGAATGGAAAAAACATATATATAAAAGATGGATTACTTACTTTAGATTCCAGTATTGCAAATGTTAATAGTGATATATATATATATTCAGATAAAACGATTAATGAAGATATCGATTTTAAAGAAATTTTTTATGATAGTAAGATAGATTTACTAATTTTGAAAGATGGCATAGCATTTAATAATTATGGGAGTATATATGCTCTAAATTATAGTGATATGTTTATGGGAGAAGACATAAACTCAGATAGAATAATATCAGGAGCTAATATATTTTCAATTGTAATAGTTACAGCAATAATTGTATTGAACATATTTGAAGAGTTAAGAGATTTAGTTTTTAATTATTTAATTATAGTAACAGCAGTATTGTTAATATCTATGTTTATGAAAATGGTTGTAAAATATAAAGCTTTATGGTCACTTGTTATTTATGCATCTACAATGCCTTTAATTATCGTTACTATCCTTAATCTATTAAAACCTAATATTAATTTTGATTTAACCTTTATTGGCGGGACATTTACTTATGTTGTATTAACATTAAAACACATTAAATATGAAATAATACAAAACCTAAGCAGGAGAAAAATTTAG
- a CDS encoding dicarboxylate/amino acid:cation symporter: protein MKNLSLIKRIFLALILGIGLGLICKSTNIVFPVRIFSTFSSLFGSFLSFVIPLIIIAFIVPGIATLGKNSGKVLLGTTILAYVSTITAGTVAFFLGSAILPKLITTASLASNSNVNVDPYFTIEIPAILNIMSALVFAFIFGIGLSRIKNSSLLKGFEEFGSIISKIISNILIPLVPVYIGAIFAKLTLTGEIFTTLKSFASVYAVLFGLQIAYLLCQYSIAGILRKENPLKLLKTMIPAYLTAVGTQSSAATIPVTLASAKENNVSEEVANFVVPLCATIHLAGDTITLVLTSIGVMLMKGQVPTFGLMMPFILMLGVTMVAAPGVPGGGVMAALGLLESMLGFGDIEKPIMIALHSAQDSFGTATNVTGDGALALIIDYFVQKKSSTEEALDNTTINHESLVQN, encoded by the coding sequence TTGAAAAATTTATCTTTAATAAAACGTATTTTTTTAGCACTTATATTGGGAATTGGTTTAGGGCTTATTTGTAAAAGCACAAATATAGTTTTTCCCGTTAGAATATTTTCAACATTTAGTTCATTATTTGGAAGTTTCTTATCATTTGTAATTCCATTAATAATTATTGCTTTTATAGTTCCAGGGATTGCTACTCTCGGAAAGAATTCAGGAAAAGTTCTTTTAGGAACTACAATTTTGGCCTATGTATCAACAATTACAGCTGGTACTGTTGCATTTTTCTTAGGTTCAGCAATATTACCTAAGCTAATTACAACTGCAAGTTTAGCTTCTAATTCAAATGTTAATGTTGATCCTTACTTTACAATAGAAATTCCAGCTATACTAAATATAATGTCAGCATTAGTTTTTGCTTTTATTTTTGGAATTGGACTTTCAAGAATAAAGAATAGCTCACTTTTAAAAGGATTTGAGGAATTTGGTTCAATTATTTCTAAAATTATTTCTAATATATTAATTCCTTTAGTTCCAGTATATATTGGTGCAATATTTGCTAAGTTAACTTTAACAGGTGAAATATTTACAACATTAAAATCTTTTGCAAGTGTTTATGCTGTATTGTTTGGGTTACAAATTGCATATTTATTATGTCAATATTCAATTGCAGGTATACTAAGAAAAGAAAATCCTTTAAAATTATTAAAAACAATGATTCCAGCATATCTTACTGCTGTTGGTACTCAATCATCTGCTGCAACAATACCAGTTACATTAGCTTCTGCAAAAGAAAATAATGTTTCTGAAGAAGTAGCAAACTTCGTAGTTCCATTATGTGCTACTATTCATTTAGCAGGAGATACAATCACTCTTGTGTTAACATCAATAGGCGTTATGTTAATGAAAGGGCAGGTTCCTACTTTTGGTTTAATGATGCCATTCATCTTAATGCTTGGTGTAACAATGGTAGCCGCTCCTGGTGTTCCTGGTGGTGGAGTTATGGCCGCTTTAGGATTGCTAGAAAGTATGCTAGGATTTGGAGATATAGAAAAACCTATAATGATAGCACTTCACTCAGCTCAAGACAGTTTCGGTACTGCAACTAATGTAACTGGTGATGGTGCACTAGCATTAATTATTGACTATTTTGTTCAAAAAAAATCTTCAACTGAAGAAGCTTTAGATAATACTACAATTAATCATGAATCACTTGTTCAAAATTAA